One genomic window of Saprospiraceae bacterium includes the following:
- a CDS encoding T9SS type A sorting domain-containing protein produces MKTFIIFLTFLFSTSLLAQNLSWSQLCKLDTRLESSSGLTSLNDGQTFWTHADNNSPAEIYEIDVNCNILKILKITGVPKRDWEEITADTNGNLFLGDFGNNNNNRKDLQIYILRNVEQLTTDSIIPEIIQFTYGDQSAFPPNAATRNFDMEAMIWYHDSLHLFSKNRTDPFTGLTYQYRLPDQAGSYTLFPIDSFKTGNGPMLFYWVTAAAIQPLAKELVLLSHDRMWFFDQFEGSQFFKGRVREIILPSYTQKEAVFAGSNAHWYFTDEYNNTIRLGGNLYKASLETSALTDSEAQDKEMQIWPNPLRNSLEILLPHFKNTEFEQLDILDIAGKCLIQITIDHAQMHIPLEGLSNGYYILRKTSGKLKKQIFRYFCKTE; encoded by the coding sequence TTGAAAACCTTCATTATTTTCTTAACATTTTTGTTTTCTACTTCTTTACTCGCCCAAAACCTGAGTTGGAGTCAACTCTGTAAATTGGACACGCGATTGGAAAGCAGTTCTGGTTTGACCAGTCTCAATGATGGGCAAACATTCTGGACTCATGCCGATAATAATAGTCCGGCTGAAATTTATGAAATTGATGTGAACTGCAATATTCTAAAAATTCTAAAAATAACAGGTGTTCCCAAAAGAGATTGGGAGGAAATTACAGCAGATACGAATGGCAATTTATTTCTTGGAGACTTTGGAAATAACAATAATAACAGGAAAGATTTACAAATCTATATTCTTCGAAATGTGGAGCAACTAACAACTGATAGCATCATTCCTGAAATCATTCAATTTACATATGGTGACCAGTCTGCATTTCCTCCAAATGCAGCCACTAGAAATTTTGACATGGAAGCGATGATTTGGTATCATGACAGTTTACATTTATTCTCCAAAAACAGAACAGACCCCTTTACGGGTTTAACATATCAATATCGCTTGCCGGATCAGGCAGGCAGCTATACGCTCTTTCCGATAGATTCCTTTAAGACGGGTAACGGACCCATGTTGTTCTACTGGGTCACCGCAGCGGCAATACAGCCCTTGGCCAAAGAGTTGGTTTTACTATCACATGATCGCATGTGGTTCTTTGATCAATTTGAGGGCAGTCAGTTTTTTAAAGGCCGCGTTCGTGAAATTATATTGCCAAGTTACACACAGAAAGAAGCCGTATTTGCGGGATCCAATGCCCACTGGTATTTTACGGATGAATACAACAATACCATTCGGCTGGGTGGTAACCTATACAAAGCAAGCCTAGAGACAAGCGCTTTGACGGATTCTGAAGCTCAAGATAAAGAGATGCAAATCTGGCCAAATCCACTTCGCAATTCTCTTGAAATTCTGCTTCCGCATTTTAAAAACACTGAATTTGAACAATTAGATATCCTGGATATTGCAGGAAAATGTCTAATTCAGATTACTATAGATCATGCACAAATGCATATCCCACTTGAGGGCTTATCGAATGGTTATTACATTTTAAGAAAGACGTCCGGCAAATTGAAAAAGCAAATTTTTAGATATTTCTGTAAAACAGAATAA
- the htpG gene encoding molecular chaperone HtpG codes for MRSGKISVQTENIFPIIKKFLYSEQEIFLRELISNAVDATTKLKTLSSLGEIKGELGPLDIEVLLDAEAKTLTIRDRGVGMDEAEMEKYLNQLAFSSAEEFITKYKGEANIIGHFGLGFYSAFMVANQVDVCSKSCREGTKSVRWSCKGDTEFTIEPFEKQERGTDVVLHLADDCLEYLETHKIETLLNKYCKFLPVPIVFGTQKEKIKVGAEEKEIEVPRTINNTHPLWKKTPSEISDEAYTSFYNELYPYSEEPLFWIHLNIDYPFNLTGILYFPKIKNNIEVQKNKIHLYCNQVFVTDDVKEIVPEYLMLLHGVIDSPDIPLNVSRSYLQADAHVRKISGYITKKVAEKLGDLFKKDRKDFESKWNDISTFIKYGLISDEKFAEKALPSSLLQNTEKEYFTIDEYKEKIAAIQKDKNGKLVVLYTHDPKAHFGFIQNAREHSYDVLVMNNILDNHFIQTLEMKADVQFKRIDSDTIHHLIEKEEQPESVLSETEQKKIEDLFKALPENKSGKTLLKPLSPEAPPVLIVKPEFMRRMSEMQYMMQTMKNDGEENPFLNHYECVVNSNHPAIAQKLLSLESEASQNELADYLFKLALLDQQMLQGESLHAFVKKSLASVV; via the coding sequence ATGCGTAGCGGTAAAATCTCAGTTCAAACAGAAAATATTTTTCCCATCATTAAGAAGTTCTTGTATTCTGAACAGGAAATATTTCTTCGGGAGCTCATCTCCAATGCTGTGGATGCCACCACTAAACTCAAAACACTTTCATCCCTGGGTGAAATCAAAGGGGAATTAGGGCCGCTAGATATTGAAGTCTTACTTGACGCAGAAGCCAAAACCTTAACCATTCGCGATCGCGGAGTAGGAATGGATGAAGCTGAAATGGAAAAATACCTGAATCAATTAGCTTTTAGTTCTGCCGAAGAATTCATCACGAAATATAAAGGCGAGGCTAATATTATTGGTCATTTTGGACTTGGCTTTTATTCTGCATTTATGGTAGCTAATCAAGTTGACGTGTGTTCAAAATCATGTAGAGAAGGGACAAAGTCTGTGCGCTGGTCATGTAAAGGTGATACCGAATTTACGATTGAGCCCTTTGAAAAGCAGGAAAGAGGAACAGATGTTGTGTTGCATCTCGCAGACGATTGTCTTGAATATCTCGAGACCCATAAAATTGAGACTTTGCTCAACAAATATTGCAAGTTTCTCCCTGTGCCGATAGTATTTGGAACTCAAAAAGAAAAAATTAAAGTAGGAGCGGAAGAAAAAGAAATTGAAGTTCCACGAACAATCAATAACACTCACCCGCTTTGGAAAAAAACTCCTAGCGAAATAAGTGATGAGGCTTACACTTCTTTTTATAATGAATTGTACCCTTACAGTGAAGAGCCCTTGTTTTGGATCCATCTCAATATTGATTATCCATTTAATCTAACTGGTATTTTGTATTTTCCAAAAATCAAAAACAACATTGAGGTTCAAAAGAATAAAATACATCTCTATTGCAATCAGGTTTTTGTTACTGATGACGTCAAAGAAATTGTCCCTGAGTATTTAATGTTGCTACATGGTGTGATTGATTCGCCTGATATCCCACTTAATGTGTCCCGTAGCTATTTACAAGCCGATGCGCATGTCCGCAAAATATCGGGATACATCACCAAAAAAGTTGCTGAAAAACTAGGCGATCTCTTCAAAAAGGATCGCAAAGATTTCGAATCCAAATGGAACGACATCAGTACTTTTATCAAATACGGCTTAATCTCTGATGAAAAATTTGCAGAGAAAGCGCTTCCTTCAAGCTTGTTACAAAATACGGAGAAAGAATATTTCACCATTGACGAGTATAAAGAAAAAATAGCAGCAATTCAAAAAGATAAAAATGGTAAACTGGTTGTGCTTTATACTCATGATCCGAAAGCCCATTTTGGTTTTATCCAAAATGCAAGAGAACACAGTTATGACGTGCTGGTCATGAATAATATACTTGATAACCATTTCATACAAACCCTGGAGATGAAGGCTGACGTTCAATTTAAAAGAATTGATTCGGATACCATTCACCATTTAATCGAAAAAGAAGAACAACCAGAATCCGTATTATCTGAAACCGAACAAAAAAAGATCGAAGATTTATTTAAAGCTCTGCCGGAAAACAAGTCCGGTAAAACTTTGCTAAAACCCTTGTCTCCAGAAGCGCCTCCCGTTTTGATTGTGAAACCTGAATTTATGCGCCGTATGTCTGAAATGCAATATATGATGCAGACCATGAAAAATGATGGCGAGGAAAATCCGTTTCTCAACCACTACGAATGCGTGGTCAACAGCAACCATCCTGCCATCGCACAAAAGCTTTTATCGCTAGAAAGTGAAGCCTCGCAAAATGAACTGGCTGATTATCTGTTTAAATTAGCGTTATTAGACCAACAAATGTTGCAGGGTGAATCTTTGCATGCATTTGTGAAGAAGAGTTTGGCGAGTGTCGTATGA